The genomic region CGCTGCAAGTTCGCGCCGCGCAGCTCGCGCTCTCCGATGCCCAGCCGCCGCAGCACTTCGGGGTCGGCGTTGGTGGGTCGCTTGCAATCCGAGCAGACTTTACGGACGAGGCGCTGGGCCAGCACGCCGACCACCGAGGCCGAAATGTTGAACGGTTCCACGCCCATCTCGTCGAGGCGGGTAATCGCGCCGGGCGCGTCATTGGTGTGCAGCGTGGCCAGCACCAAGTGGCCAGTGAGCGCCGCTTCGGTGGCGATTTTAGCGGTTTCGGTGTCGCGAATCTCGCCTACGAAGATGATGTCTGGATCTTGGCGCAGGAATGCTCTGAGGGCGCGGGCAAAGGTCAGGCCCGCTGCCGTGTTGACCTGCGACTGCATGATGCCGGGAATCTCGTACTCGATCGGGTCTTCGATGGTGGTGGTGTTCTTGTCGGGGCGGGCGATACGCTTTAGGGTCGAGAAACTGGTGAACGATTTACCCGATCCGGTCGGGCCAGTCACCAAGATGATGCCGTTGGGCTTTTCGATCAGGTCAAGGAAGCGCCCAAAGTTGTGCTCAGAAAATCCCAGCTTCTCGACTTCGGGAATGTTGCTGGCTTTTTGCAGCAGACGCATCACGGCTTTTTCGCCGTAGACGGTGGGCAACGTCGAAAGGCGCAAGTCGAGATCGATGCTGCCCTTTTTGAAGCGCACCCGTCCGTCTTGCGGCACGCGCCGCTCGGCGATATCGAGGTTGCCCATGATCTTGATGCGGGCCAGCAAACTCTGGGCCGCGCCTTTGGGAAGCTCGGTGTGTTCGCGCAGCAGCCCGTCGATGCGGTAGCGCACCCGCACGCTGTTTTCGGTGGGTTCGATGTGAATATCCGAGGCTTCTTGCAGGGCCGCTTCACGAATCAGCCCGTCCATCACCCGCACCACCGCGTTGTCGTCGAGTGAGCTGAGATCAGAAGAGATGTCCTTGTCTTTTTCCTTCTGACGACTGGTTTTGGCCAGTTCCTCGTTGAGCTTGGCCATGTCTTTGTCGCCGAAATAGCGCTCGATGAGGCGGATGATGTCTTTTTCGGCCATCACGGCGGGCAGAATCTCGCGCCCAGTAATCAGTTTGAGATCGTCGAGCGCAAAGACGTTGCGCGGATCTTTCATGGCGATGACCAGCGACTCGCCTTGCAGCCGCATCGGCACCACCGTATAGCGCCGGGCGGTGGCTTCGGGAATCATCAAGGCCACTTTGGTATCCGGCGGCGAGGTGACTGGATCGACGAACTCATACCCAAGCTGCGAAGCCAGCGAACGGGCCAGCATCTCGGGGCTGAGCTTGCCCGACTGCACCAAGGTGTCTTCGAGCCTGCCGCCGCCGGCGTTTTGCTTGATCAGTGCGACGTCGATTTCCTCGCTGCTCGCAAAGCCCAGATCAATAATGACCTCGCCCAGCGGCTTGACTTTGCCTTGGCGGGCCTGCACCTGCAAGGCTTCACGCAGTTGGTTGCGCGACAAAGTTCCTTGCTGCACCATCGCCTCGCCCAGCCTGCCCTTTTGCGGATAGGTGCGCTCAATCAGGTTTTCAACGTCGCTGGGACGGGCCAGCAGCAAGTTGACTGGGCGGCCAATCAGCGCCCCGATGTCCTCGCGCCGCCGCAAGTCGCCGGTAATGACGTTGACGCCGGCGGCGTCTTGGCTGATCGGCACCGAGCCGAGCCGCAGGGCGTCGGAGCGCAGCAGCAGGCCC from Deinococcus detaillensis harbors:
- a CDS encoding type II/IV secretion system protein → MTLSIGDRRLGAILLEQGYVNDMDLQKALDRHTEVGGRLADILIDGGVIGEKRIARALEEAFGLPLVDLTALTPDPQAIASIPASAAVQARGVPFALEDNTLRVAFVDALNNASLELMEDESGYTVEAYQALREQVNWAIASFYPELGLPVPNLEENKATGGVMLGERLISRGFVSEEQIMAALDQQRSSGVSLGTVLLGLKLITEEQLYATLAEQQGSQYVRDTREYNPPEEVLGLLLRSDALRLGSVPISQDAAGVNVITGDLRRREDIGALIGRPVNLLLARPSDVENLIERTYPQKGRLGEAMVQQGTLSRNQLREALQVQARQGKVKPLGEVIIDLGFASSEEIDVALIKQNAGGGRLEDTLVQSGKLSPEMLARSLASQLGYEFVDPVTSPPDTKVALMIPEATARRYTVVPMRLQGESLVIAMKDPRNVFALDDLKLITGREILPAVMAEKDIIRLIERYFGDKDMAKLNEELAKTSRQKEKDKDISSDLSSLDDNAVVRVMDGLIREAALQEASDIHIEPTENSVRVRYRIDGLLREHTELPKGAAQSLLARIKIMGNLDIAERRVPQDGRVRFKKGSIDLDLRLSTLPTVYGEKAVMRLLQKASNIPEVEKLGFSEHNFGRFLDLIEKPNGIILVTGPTGSGKSFTSFSTLKRIARPDKNTTTIEDPIEYEIPGIMQSQVNTAAGLTFARALRAFLRQDPDIIFVGEIRDTETAKIATEAALTGHLVLATLHTNDAPGAITRLDEMGVEPFNISASVVGVLAQRLVRKVCSDCKRPTNADPEVLRRLGIGERELRGANLQRGAGCPRCGGTGYKGRMGIHELMVVDEPIRRAIGTRKTAAEIREIAIEHSGMRTLRQDGIEKALLGQTTLEEVLAVTSN